Proteins found in one Thermostichus vulcanus str. 'Rupite' genomic segment:
- the pgl gene encoding 6-phosphogluconolactonase, whose product MQGFQLEIFPEGSAFIQRAIQIWQQLAATAIQERGRFMVALAGGSTPKKLYAALAETDGIPWQNIWLIWGDERYVPPDHPDSNYRMVRQALLERVGIPAEQVLPMPTQAGDPAQDASQYEAQLKQVFRQESSGDWPQLDLVLLGIGEDGHTASLFPGTEALQVQDRWVTVGQKDGEPRLTLTYPVLNQATQVVFLVTGANKAPILKEVLTTEAHLPCQGVNPRGRLLWLLDAAAAAQLPLQMALRKA is encoded by the coding sequence ATGCAGGGGTTCCAGTTGGAGATCTTCCCAGAGGGATCCGCGTTTATTCAGCGAGCCATCCAGATCTGGCAGCAGCTCGCGGCCACAGCGATCCAAGAGCGGGGTCGTTTTATGGTGGCCTTGGCGGGAGGAAGCACCCCCAAGAAGCTGTATGCCGCCTTGGCGGAAACCGACGGGATCCCTTGGCAGAACATTTGGCTGATTTGGGGGGATGAGCGCTACGTTCCCCCGGATCACCCGGATAGCAATTACCGCATGGTGCGGCAGGCCCTGTTGGAACGGGTGGGGATCCCGGCAGAGCAAGTGTTGCCTATGCCCACTCAGGCGGGGGATCCGGCCCAGGATGCCAGCCAGTACGAGGCTCAACTCAAGCAGGTATTCCGTCAGGAATCCAGCGGAGATTGGCCGCAGCTGGACTTGGTTCTGCTAGGCATTGGGGAAGATGGCCATACGGCCTCATTGTTTCCGGGCACAGAGGCTCTCCAGGTGCAGGATCGCTGGGTCACGGTGGGTCAAAAAGATGGGGAGCCGCGTTTGACCTTGACCTACCCTGTTCTCAACCAAGCGACACAGGTGGTGTTTTTGGTCACGGGAGCCAACAAAGCCCCGATCTTGAAAGAGGTGCTAACCACCGAGGCTCATTTGCCCTGCCAGGGCGTGAATCCTAGAGGACGCTTGCTGTGGTTGTTGGATGCGGCGGCAGCGGCCCAACTGCCCCTGCAAATGGCTTTGAGGAAGGCTTGA
- a CDS encoding class I SAM-dependent methyltransferase, producing the protein MSDTQVAFAQEKADAFAEHALTALNHAALILMMSVGHQTQLFDIMGSLPKSSSQQIADAANLQERYVREWLNALVTARVVEYDSLDRTYLLPPEHAAFLTRAAGAANFATYAQYIPVLASVEEKIITCFHQGGGVNYSEYGRFHQVMAEDSNLNIVEALEEHILPLIPEVQTALQQGIDVLDVGCGRGKALLKMARLYPNSRFRGYDLNSDAIEFANAEAERVNATNVRYEVQDTTQFDEPESYDFITTFDAVHDQARPDQVLKRIYRALRPDGVYLMQDIRATTQVDGNMEHPLAPFLYTISCMHCMSVSLAAGGVGLGTMWGREQAKQLLQEAGFTSVILHELPHDIMNDYYVIRKN; encoded by the coding sequence ATGTCCGATACTCAAGTTGCTTTTGCCCAAGAGAAAGCAGACGCTTTTGCAGAACATGCTCTCACCGCACTCAATCATGCAGCTTTGATTTTAATGATGTCGGTTGGCCATCAGACGCAGCTATTCGACATTATGGGATCCCTGCCCAAATCCTCTAGCCAACAGATCGCAGATGCCGCCAACTTGCAGGAACGCTATGTCCGAGAATGGTTGAATGCGTTGGTAACCGCCCGAGTTGTCGAGTATGACAGCTTGGATCGCACCTATTTGCTACCCCCAGAACATGCCGCTTTTCTCACTCGTGCTGCTGGAGCTGCTAACTTTGCAACCTATGCCCAATATATTCCTGTCCTAGCCTCAGTTGAGGAGAAGATCATCACTTGTTTCCATCAAGGAGGGGGTGTTAACTACTCAGAATATGGCCGCTTTCATCAGGTTATGGCCGAAGATAGCAATCTGAATATTGTAGAAGCTCTTGAAGAGCATATTTTGCCTCTGATTCCGGAGGTTCAAACAGCTCTGCAACAGGGTATTGATGTATTGGATGTGGGATGTGGACGTGGCAAAGCCCTACTGAAAATGGCTCGTCTTTACCCCAACAGCCGTTTTAGGGGCTACGACTTAAACTCGGATGCAATTGAGTTTGCCAATGCTGAGGCCGAACGCGTGAATGCCACCAACGTTCGTTATGAGGTCCAGGACACCACTCAGTTCGATGAGCCAGAGTCCTATGACTTCATCACCACTTTTGATGCTGTTCATGATCAAGCAAGACCCGATCAAGTTCTGAAAAGGATCTACCGCGCGCTTCGCCCCGATGGAGTTTATCTGATGCAAGACATCCGAGCTACCACTCAGGTGGATGGCAATATGGAGCACCCGCTTGCGCCTTTTCTCTACACCATTTCCTGTATGCACTGCATGTCAGTGTCTTTGGCAGCAGGAGGAGTAGGCTTAGGAACCATGTGGGGACGGGAACAGGCCAAGCAACTTTTACAGGAGGCAGGGTTCACTTCGGTCATTCTCCATGAATTGCCCCACGACATCATGAATGATTACTATGTGATTCGGAAAAACTAA
- a CDS encoding TetR/AcrR family transcriptional regulator encodes MAKNGAQTKTTILDAAHQLVLGYGLAGTSIDMVLEKAGITKGAFFYHFKSKIELAKALVDRYANQDAAHLDSQLERAEKLSRDPLEQVLILVGLFIEEAEQISEPGAGCLYASYVYEFEGLDAEIRTLSAHALLRWRDKLGRKFEEVMALYPPRLPVSAQDLADALVSVFEGSFIMIRVLQEPQQMKQQLTHYRNYIELLFRPTLAS; translated from the coding sequence ATGGCAAAAAATGGCGCTCAAACCAAAACCACCATTTTGGATGCAGCTCATCAGTTGGTACTGGGGTATGGGCTGGCTGGCACTTCCATTGATATGGTTTTGGAAAAAGCTGGGATCACCAAAGGAGCTTTTTTTTATCACTTCAAGAGTAAGATCGAACTAGCGAAAGCTTTAGTAGATCGCTACGCCAATCAGGATGCCGCACATTTGGATAGTCAGCTGGAGCGGGCAGAAAAGCTCAGCCGGGATCCCTTGGAACAGGTACTGATTTTGGTGGGACTGTTTATCGAAGAAGCTGAGCAGATTTCTGAGCCAGGGGCAGGATGTCTGTATGCCTCTTATGTCTATGAGTTTGAGGGGTTGGATGCTGAAATCCGTACCCTTTCTGCTCATGCGCTGCTGCGTTGGCGAGACAAATTGGGTCGAAAATTTGAGGAGGTGATGGCGCTTTATCCACCTCGGCTACCCGTCAGTGCTCAAGATCTGGCGGATGCATTGGTGTCTGTTTTTGAGGGATCCTTTATTATGATCCGGGTTTTGCAGGAACCTCAGCAAATGAAGCAGCAACTCACCCATTATCGCAATTATATTGAGTTGTTGTTTCGTCCCACCCTGGCCTCGTAG
- a CDS encoding M56 family metallopeptidase produces MIHLGMLLLGLGLSWLWRAQVRIDSRSTWSQRWQWAWIHFLVPPLFLVMTALALAWMGPWGQMAGTGGWFCYGCALALLVLAAGVALHWVWEYGRSCRRTRLQALTELNLQGSEGSPSPAYVLDLEAPFAAQVGVWRSQLVVSRGLLQQLDQEHLQAVLAHEEAHRYYRDTLWMFGLGWLRRLTQWLPHTEALWQELLTLRELRADRWAAQRVDPLVLGEALLQVVGYGVIEPSTAGWVGFALEVQPDFGQRLQERIDALLQEAPEEPSPSLRMGGWAWFGLALLPLLVIPFHV; encoded by the coding sequence ATGATCCATTTGGGGATGTTGCTGTTGGGGTTGGGCCTCAGTTGGCTGTGGCGAGCCCAGGTGCGCATCGATTCTCGCAGCACTTGGTCACAGCGCTGGCAGTGGGCTTGGATTCATTTTCTGGTGCCCCCTTTGTTTTTGGTGATGACGGCCCTGGCCTTGGCTTGGATGGGGCCGTGGGGGCAAATGGCAGGTACTGGCGGCTGGTTTTGCTATGGCTGTGCTCTAGCATTATTGGTGTTGGCGGCGGGCGTCGCTCTGCACTGGGTTTGGGAGTACGGACGCTCCTGTCGGCGAACCCGCCTACAAGCCCTGACTGAACTCAACTTGCAGGGATCTGAGGGATCCCCATCCCCAGCCTATGTTTTGGATCTGGAGGCCCCCTTTGCCGCTCAGGTGGGGGTATGGCGATCCCAGCTGGTGGTGAGTCGTGGCCTATTGCAACAATTGGATCAGGAACACTTGCAGGCGGTACTGGCCCATGAAGAAGCCCATCGTTATTACCGCGATACCCTGTGGATGTTTGGGTTGGGTTGGTTGCGGCGACTGACTCAGTGGCTACCTCATACTGAGGCCCTTTGGCAAGAATTGCTGACCTTGCGGGAGTTGCGGGCGGATCGCTGGGCGGCGCAACGGGTGGATCCCTTGGTGTTGGGAGAGGCCCTGTTGCAGGTGGTGGGCTATGGTGTCATCGAACCCTCGACAGCCGGGTGGGTAGGTTTTGCCCTGGAAGTGCAACCCGACTTCGGACAACGGCTGCAGGAACGCATCGATGCCCTATTACAGGAGGCCCCAGAGGAACCCTCACCCAGCTTGAGAATGGGGGGATGGGCCTGGTTCGGGTTGGCATTGCTTCCCTTGTTGGTGATCCCTTTTCATGTCTAG
- a CDS encoding BlaI/MecI/CopY family transcriptional regulator: protein MLPKHRPKQLSLGPLESEILDILWELGSASTRQIHEQILADPDRELAYASVTTVLQRLSQKGWVSCERRTDADGRNLPMLWRPRLSRQEATSLRAFTQLQEFLAVGDPDTVAAFADSLDQASVSQLQAIAERLRAARQARRDPQ from the coding sequence ATGTTGCCGAAGCATCGACCCAAACAGCTTTCGCTAGGTCCCCTAGAATCGGAAATACTCGACATTTTGTGGGAGTTGGGCAGCGCCAGCACCCGCCAGATTCACGAGCAGATTTTGGCCGATCCGGATCGAGAACTGGCTTATGCCTCTGTGACCACAGTTTTGCAGCGCCTCAGCCAGAAGGGTTGGGTGAGTTGCGAGCGCCGTACCGATGCCGATGGGCGGAATTTGCCAATGTTGTGGCGGCCCCGGCTCTCCCGTCAAGAAGCCACCAGCCTCAGAGCCTTTACCCAGTTGCAAGAGTTTTTGGCGGTCGGGGATCCCGATACCGTCGCTGCTTTTGCCGATAGCCTGGATCAGGCCAGCGTGTCTCAGTTGCAGGCCATTGCCGAACGGTTGCGGGCAGCCCGTCAGGCCAGGAGGGATCCACAATGA